One stretch of Anguilla anguilla isolate fAngAng1 chromosome 5, fAngAng1.pri, whole genome shotgun sequence DNA includes these proteins:
- the LOC118227511 gene encoding cell wall protein DAN4-like: MKTPSTTAAETITAAQTTTTALSTSAAPTTTAGPTTTAIPSTTPTETAAPTTATAPTTSTVPTTTTAPTTTTTPTTNTDSTTTASQAISTASTTTTSPTTTEALTTTAALTTTRAPNTTQTTAVGTTTTTAPTTTAAPTTTAALSTTAVPTTTAALSTTAAQTTTKDLTTSTSPNTTEALTTTAALTTNTAPTTTAAETITAAQTTTTALSTSAAPTTTAGPTTTAIPTTTLTSTTAPTRTTAPTTTAAPTTTPAPTTTTVPTTTTAPTNTTTP; encoded by the exons atgaaaaccccaTCCACAACTGcag CGGAAACTATAACAGCAGCCCAAACGACAACCACAGCTCTATCAACTTCTGCAGCCCCTACTACAACTGcaggcccaactacaactgcaatcccaagtacaa ccccaactgaaactgcagccccaacaacagcaacagcccCAACTACATCAACGGTccccactacaactacagcccccacaacaacaacaactcccactacaaacacagactcaacaacaactgcaagccAAGCTATAAGTACAGCGTccactacaaccacaagcccaactacaactgaggccctgacaacaactgcagccctgactacaacaagagcaccaaatacaacacaaacaacagctgttggcacaacaacaaccacagctccaactacaactgcagcacccactacaactgcagccctatctacaactgctgtcccaacaacaactgcagccttatcaacaactgcagcccaaactacaaccaAGGATCTCACTACATCCACAAGCCCAAAtacaactgaggccctgacaacaacagcagccctaactACAAATACAGCTCCAACTACGACTGCAGCGGAAACTATAACAGCAGCCCAAACGACAACCACAGCTCTATCAACTTCTGCAGCCCCTACTACAACTGcaggcccaactacaactgcaatcccaactacaa ctctgacatcaaccacagcccctactagaaccacagcaccaactacaactgcagccccaacaacaacaccagccccaactacaacaacggtccccactacaactacagcccccacaaacacaacaactccc
- the LOC118227513 gene encoding cell wall protein DAN4-like, whose product MASLTTTAAPTTTAAETITAAQTTNTAISTSAAPTTTAAQTITAVPTTIASTQTDDTTTTKAPTTAAPTTTAAPTTTTASTTTEAQTTTKTPSTTAGPTTTAIPTTSMALTTNTASISTEAQTSTTAPTRTTAPTTTAAPTTTPAPTTTTVPTTTTAPTTTTTPTKNTDSTTTASQAISTAPTTTTSPTTTEALTTTAALTTTAAPTTTAAETITAAQTTTTALSTSAAPTTTAAQTITAVP is encoded by the coding sequence cctaactacaactgcagctccaactacgACTGCAGCGGAAACTATAACAGCAGCCCAAACGACAAACACAGCTATATCTACTtctgcagcccccactacaactgcagcccagactatAACTGCAGTACCAACAACTATAGCCTCAACTCAAACTGACGACACGACTACAACAAaagccccaacaactgcagccccaacgacaacagcagccccaacgacaactacagcctcaactacaactgaagcccaaactacaacgaaaaccccatccacaacagcaggcccaactacaactgcaatcccaactacaagtatggctctcaccacaaacacagcctcaatttcaactgaagctcagacatcaaccacagcccctactagaaccacagccccaactacaactgcagccccaacaacaacaccagccccaactacaacaacggtccccactacaactacagcccccacaacaacaacaactcccactaaaaacacagactcaacaacaactgcaagccaagctataagtacagcccccactacaaccacaagcccaactacaactgaggccctgacaacaacagcagccttaactacaactgcagctccaactacgactgcagcggaaactataacagcagcccaaacgacaaccacagccctatctacatctgcagcccccactacaactgcagcccagactataactgcagtacca